A stretch of Ipomoea triloba cultivar NCNSP0323 chromosome 13, ASM357664v1 DNA encodes these proteins:
- the LOC116002336 gene encoding uncharacterized protein LOC116002336, whose product MPCFILWNVWKKYNTLIYEGGRYSQDRIIWEIKNDFLAFSVTHPFCSSKASDQRFIEAGLVTSFTNPRPKKTLWIKWQHPPIGRLKLNSDASFSAISCGGEAEALALAFAMRWCDLAARKPTLIEVDSSVLVHLILNHEAPIPWKIRQSIFTIRKLLSSWSSSIAHSYRETNKVADSLASFGCNLLSPSVFFTPISLPPSVISSLLYDWRGLLTPRLSS is encoded by the exons ATGCCTTGCTTTATTCTATGGAATGTATGGAAGAAGTACAACACTCTGATTTATGAAGGAGGGCGCTACTCGCAGGACCGTATTATTTGGGAGATTAAAAATGATTTCCTTGCCTTTTCGGTAACCCATCCCTTTTGTTCCTCAAAAGCCTCCGACCAAAGATTTATTGAAGCCGGTCTCGTGACTTCTTTCACTAACCCGAGACCAAAGAAGACCCTTTGGATTAAATGGCAACACCCTCCCATTGGACGCTTAAAGCTCAATTCTGATGCTTCCTTTTCAGCAATCTCTTGTGGAGGAG AAGCGGAAGCTCTTGCTCTTGCCTTTGCTATGAGATGGTGTGATCTGGCAGCTCGTAAACCAACTCTCATTGAAGTGGACTCCTCAGTTCTTGTCCATCTCATTCTTAATCACGAAGCTCCAATCCCATGGAAGATTAGACAATCAATTTTCACCATTCGAAAATTGCTCTCGTCATGGTCATCTTCAATTGCTCACTCATATAGAGAAACAAACAAGGTTGCAGATTCTTTAGCTTCTTTTGGTTGTAATCTCCTTTCTCCATCTGTTTTTTTCACCCCCATCTCTTTACCTCCTTCTGTTATCTCTTCTCTTTTGTATGACTGGAGGGGTCTTTTGACCCCTAGATTATCCTCCTAA